The Pseudomonas eucalypticola genome has a window encoding:
- a CDS encoding TonB-dependent receptor domain-containing protein produces MTLPSRKFLPWPTRQAPRLLGGLLLGSLFADPAWAADDNTTEPRLDKVEVVGARVTEASAAIGEDKISNTLAISHQALLSAPAGTSGLKMLENLPGFNVQVNDALGLYEFGNSVFVRAFNLQQIGFSIDGVPLGRTDQFGGSPIYRYVDNENTERVTASTGAGDVSQAGYASLGPYVDYQTSNPTPTPGANVSYTLGSDSLRRSFVKLQSGEYQGLSAYVSRSKIDGDLWRGPGTIDREHIEAKVRYRFGDHNEVWLRSVYNSFYDYDSPSITLAQYHGTANDPFGRSGRDFAYLGSVPTLAETVPGVRYSNPNYNQYYKQAVNQRRDTLTSLGGTFEISPDLTNYTTLYYEAKKGFGVSPESYATSLALHNAESNVAGLYEPNGVQYGLSSLSGHRFGGLTGLRWNVGQHEIDTGLWAETDVFNRQQARYNLTDGSPDGEPLLDEPVHLQGDFTSTRNSLQFHVKDTWSLLDERLRLQYGFKSLNLDYRIEGYRNAGDYINERQPRLSTEWNDAFLPQVGLVYNLTGDSQVFASYSENMALPRGADDIYRAGSPSVPAPEAERSKNYEVGYRLNHPTFNAAWALYRTDFDNRLQSFASPVPGSSQVETYYQNVGKVVAYGSELSGQWKPPVLGSKVVFNGSATYNKSTFKNDAAGLSLRGNDVPDSPRWMAQAGVTYELAPWALLNFTGRFTGERYSNFTNTESVPGYTVYSAYLDLGGQQVHYGPLKNVKLRFNLDNLFDKDYLGYIYTTSDGAASYRPGSPRTFQTTLSMEF; encoded by the coding sequence ATGACCCTGCCCTCTCGTAAATTCCTGCCGTGGCCCACCCGCCAGGCCCCTCGCCTGCTCGGCGGCCTGTTGCTGGGCAGTCTGTTCGCCGACCCCGCGTGGGCCGCGGACGACAACACCACCGAACCCCGCCTGGACAAGGTGGAAGTGGTGGGCGCGCGCGTCACCGAGGCCAGCGCGGCCATCGGCGAAGACAAGATCAGCAATACCCTGGCCATTTCCCACCAGGCGCTGTTGTCAGCGCCGGCCGGCACCTCGGGGCTGAAGATGCTGGAGAACCTGCCGGGCTTCAACGTGCAGGTCAACGACGCCCTGGGCCTGTACGAATTCGGCAACTCGGTATTCGTGCGTGCCTTCAACCTGCAGCAGATCGGCTTCTCCATCGACGGTGTGCCCCTGGGGCGTACCGACCAGTTCGGCGGCAGCCCTATCTACCGCTACGTCGACAACGAGAACACCGAGCGGGTCACCGCCTCCACCGGGGCCGGTGACGTGTCCCAGGCGGGCTATGCCTCTCTGGGCCCGTACGTGGACTATCAGACCAGCAACCCCACCCCCACGCCCGGGGCCAACGTCTCCTATACCCTGGGCAGCGACAGCCTGCGGCGCAGTTTCGTCAAGCTGCAGAGCGGCGAGTACCAGGGCCTGTCGGCGTATGTCAGCCGTTCGAAAATCGACGGCGACCTGTGGCGCGGGCCGGGTACCATCGACCGCGAACACATCGAGGCCAAGGTGCGCTACCGCTTCGGCGACCATAACGAAGTGTGGCTGCGTTCGGTGTACAACTCGTTCTACGACTACGACTCGCCGTCCATCACCCTGGCCCAGTACCACGGCACCGCCAATGACCCGTTCGGGCGCTCGGGCCGCGACTTCGCCTACCTGGGCAGTGTACCCACCCTGGCCGAAACCGTGCCGGGGGTGCGCTACAGCAACCCCAACTACAACCAGTACTATAAGCAGGCGGTGAACCAGCGGCGCGATACCCTGACCAGCCTGGGCGGTACCTTCGAGATCAGCCCGGACCTGACGAACTACACCACCCTGTACTACGAAGCCAAGAAAGGCTTCGGCGTATCTCCCGAGTCCTATGCCACTTCACTGGCCTTGCACAACGCCGAAAGCAATGTCGCCGGGCTGTATGAGCCCAATGGCGTGCAATACGGCCTGTCGTCCCTGAGCGGCCACCGCTTCGGCGGGTTGACTGGCCTGCGCTGGAACGTCGGCCAGCACGAAATCGACACCGGCCTGTGGGCCGAGACCGACGTGTTCAACCGCCAGCAGGCGCGCTACAACCTCACGGATGGCAGCCCTGACGGCGAGCCGCTGCTGGATGAGCCCGTGCACTTGCAGGGGGACTTCACGTCCACCCGCAACTCGCTGCAGTTCCATGTGAAGGACACCTGGTCCCTGCTGGACGAACGCCTGCGCCTTCAATACGGGTTCAAGAGCCTGAACCTGGACTACCGCATCGAGGGCTACCGCAACGCCGGCGACTACATCAACGAGCGCCAGCCCCGGCTGAGCACCGAATGGAACGACGCGTTCCTGCCGCAGGTGGGCCTGGTCTACAACCTCACCGGTGACAGCCAGGTGTTTGCCTCGTACTCGGAAAACATGGCCCTGCCCCGCGGCGCCGATGACATCTACCGGGCCGGCAGCCCATCGGTACCGGCGCCCGAGGCGGAGCGCTCGAAAAACTACGAAGTGGGCTACCGCCTCAACCACCCCACCTTCAACGCGGCGTGGGCACTGTACCGCACCGACTTTGACAACCGCCTGCAGTCGTTCGCCTCGCCGGTGCCGGGCAGCAGCCAGGTTGAAACCTACTACCAGAACGTCGGCAAGGTGGTGGCCTACGGCAGTGAACTGAGCGGCCAGTGGAAACCCCCGGTGCTGGGCAGCAAGGTGGTGTTCAACGGCAGCGCCACGTACAACAAGTCCACGTTCAAGAACGATGCCGCGGGCCTGTCCCTGCGCGGCAACGACGTGCCCGACAGCCCGCGCTGGATGGCTCAAGCCGGGGTCACCTACGAGCTGGCGCCCTGGGCGTTGCTGAACTTCACCGGGCGTTTCACCGGCGAGCGCTACAGCAATTTCACCAACACCGAATCGGTGCCCGGCTACACCGTGTACAGCGCCTACCTGGACCTGGGCGGCCAACAAGTGCACTACGGCCCGCTGAAGAACGTCAAGCTGCGCTTCAACCTCGACAACCTCTTCGACAAGGACTACCTGGGCTACATCTACACCACCAGCGACGGCGCGGCGTCGTACCGCCCCGGCTCGCCACGCACCTTCCAGACCACCCTGAGCATGGAGTTCTGA